A single genomic interval of Corvus cornix cornix isolate S_Up_H32 chromosome 1, ASM73873v5, whole genome shotgun sequence harbors:
- the LOC104689983 gene encoding LOW QUALITY PROTEIN: chloride intracellular channel protein 6-like (The sequence of the model RefSeq protein was modified relative to this genomic sequence to represent the inferred CDS: inserted 1 base in 1 codon), with translation MQDSLYGNDVLSAAVDFDKNSTCPFSQRLFMILWLKGVIFNVTTVDLKRKPADLQNLAPGTNPPFVTFDGEVKTDINKIEEFLEEKLAPPRYPKLAPKHPESNSAGNDVFAKFSAFIKNLRKDANENLEKSSLKALKKLDNYXNSPLPDEIDAYSTEEVTVSSWKFLDGDELTLVDCSLLPKLHIIKVVAKKYRNFHFPPEMTGISRYLKNVYARDEFTNTCPADQEIEYSYLDVAKRMK, from the exons ATGCAGGACTCCCTCTATGGAAATGATGtactttcagctgctgttgacttTGATAAGAATTCCACATGCCCGTTCTCTCAGCGCCTCTTTATGATCCTGTGGCTCAAAGGTGTCATATTTAATGTCACAACCGtggatttgaaaagaaaacctgcGGACCTGCAGAACCTGGCCCCGGGCACCAACCCCCCATTCGTGACTTTTGACGGGGAAGTGAAAACCGACATCAACAAGATCGAGGAATTCTTGGAGGAAAAGCTGGCACCGCCCCGGTATCCCAAACTTGCACCGAAGCACCCCGAGTCGAACTCTGCAGGAAATGATGTCTTTGCAAAATTCTCTGCATTCATAAAGAACCTGAGAAaagatgcaaatgaaaatttggAAAAGTCTTCGCTTAAAGCCCTGAAGAAGCTGGACAACT TTAATAGCCCCTTGCCTGATGAAATCGATGCTTACAGCACGGAGGAGGTCACTGTTTCCAGTTGGAAATTCCTGGACGGAGATGAGCTCACTTTAGTGGATTGCAGCCTCCTACCAAAGCTCCACATAATCAAGGTTGTTGCAAAAAAATACcgaaattttcattttccacctGAAATGACAGGGATTTCGAGATACTTGAAAAATGTATACGCAAGAGATGAATTTACAAACACATGCCCTGCTGACCAGGAGATTGAATATTCATATTTGGATGTGGCAAAGAGAATGAAGTAA